A portion of the Lolium rigidum isolate FL_2022 chromosome 1, APGP_CSIRO_Lrig_0.1, whole genome shotgun sequence genome contains these proteins:
- the LOC124683691 gene encoding uncharacterized protein LOC124683691, with protein sequence MCLLLIAHIVFCFCFYIGSYTNVVQRLGKVAIDERLLGLAKQAVLRSGYLVMEIIISDEKVDIMTEDFDRFSSIIRRVESLRKLGMVTDHHLSLLQPTLIFLYQI encoded by the exons ATGTGTTTGCTTCTGATTGCACATATCGTATTTTGTTTCTGCTTTTACATTGGCTCATACACGAATGTGGTGCAAAGGCTTGGCAAGGTCGCCATCGACGAGCGGCTGCTGGGTTTGGCAAAGCAGGCGGTGCTCCGGTCAGGGTACCTTGTCATGGAAATCATCATTAGTG ATGAGAAGGTTGACATTATGACGGAAGATTTCGACAGGTTTTCCTCCATCATCAGGAGGGTGGAGAGCTTGCGCAAGCTCGGTATGGTCACAGATCATCATCTCTCGCTCTTGCAACCCACGCTTATTTTTCTCTACCAGATTTAG
- the LOC124683690 gene encoding GDSL esterase/lipase At1g29670-like produces the protein MATAKLVVASLCLLLVLTQHEAAAADSRNCHGGVAAGMVEAMFVFGSSLVDNGNNNFLNGSRAVRADYLPYGVDFPLGPTGRFSNGRNTIDALGELLRLPAGGRIPTFADPATRGRAALHGVNFASGGSGILDDTGKATGEVLSLEQQITNFEAVTLPDLRAQLQRANDRKKMKGHDFFDRCYLPKSLFVIGSGGNDYLLNYFRPRNSGETRPDLSDFTRALVARLSAHLQRLYALGARKFVIFSIQPIGCAPVVRASLNVTAAVCVKPVNAAALLFNSELRSLVDAAGRSMPGASFSVVDSYKITMDVLDHPMKHGIKETYKPCCSEMGPSGVLCRKGGPICSDRTEYMFFDGLHPTDVVNARIARKGYGSVSPEEAYPINVKMLAML, from the exons ATGGCCACGGCCAAGCTCGTCGTGGCATCTCTCTGCCTCCTCCTCGTGCTAACGCAGCACGAAGCTGCTGCCGCTGACTCGAGGAACTGCCACGGCGGCGTAGCTGCGGGGATGGTGGAGGCGATGTTCGTGTTCGGGAGCTCGCTGGTGGACAACGGCAACAACAACTTCCTCAACGGCTCCCGCGCCGTGCGCGCCGACTACCTGCCCTACGGCGTCGACTTCCCGCTCGGCCCCACCGGCCGCTTCTCCAACGGCCGCAACACCATCGACGCGCTCGGGGagctcctccgcctccccgccggcggccgcatcCCGACGTTCGCCGACCCGGCCACCAGGGGCCGCGCCGCGCTGCACGGCGTCAACTTCGCGTCCGGCGGCTCTGGTATCCTCGACGACACCGGCAAGGCAACT GGCGAGGTGCTCAGCCTAGAGCAacaaatcaccaactttgaggcgGTGACTCTTCCTGACCTGCGGGCCCAGCTTCAACGAGCCAACGATCGCAAGAAGATGAAGGGCCATGATTTCTTTGACCGTTGCTACCTGCCCAAGAGCCTGTTCGTGATCGGGTCAGGTGGCAATGACTACCTGCTCAACTACTTCAGGCCCAGAAACAGCGGGGAAACCAGGCCCGACTTGTCAGATTTCACAAGGGCCCTCGTCGCCAGGCTCTCGGCCCACCTCCAG AGGCTGTACGCTCTTGGGGCGAGGAAGTTCGTCATCTTCTCCATCCAGCCCATCGGGTGCGCCCCCGTGGTGAGGGCGTCGCTCAACGTCACCGCCGCCGTCTGCGTCAAGCCGGTGAACGCGGCGGCGCTCCTCTTCAACTCCGAGCTCCGGTCGCTCGTCGACGCTGCGGGGCGGAGCATGCCCGGCGCGAGCTTCTCCGTGGTCGACTCCTACAAGATCACCATGGACGTGCTCGACCACCCCATGAAACACG GCATCAAGGAGACGTACAAGCCTTGCTGCAGTGAGATGGGGCCGTCGGGGGTGCTCTGCCGGAAGGGAGGGCCCATCTGCAGTGACCGGACCGAGTACATGTTCTTCGACGGGCTCCACCCGACGGACGTGGTGAACGCGCGGATCGCACGCAAGGGGTACGGTTCCGTGTCGCCGGAGGAAGCATACCCCATCAATGTGAAGATGTTGGCCATGTTGTAG